The Opitutus sp. DNA window GTTTCATCCATAGCATACGGCGACGCCACCTCACGCCGACGCACCACAGGCGGTGGGGCCGGCTGCTGCCGCGCAACCGGTGCCTGGGCCGGAGCCCCGCCTCGCGAGACGGGCAGCGACGGCGGAAGCGACTGAGTCTCCGCTATAGGCCGAAGCCCTCCGCCGCTTTGGCGTTCCGCGATCTTACGGCGAATCTCCTCCTGAATGCGCCGCGTGTTCTCATCGTGCAGCGACGTTTCGTCCTGCTCGTGTAGACTGCGACCCGATTGCGGACGGGTGTCCGGCTCGCCATCGCCATCGTAGTCGGCAGGCTCGCCGGCTTGCTCTTTCTTGCGCGCGTTTAGCCAGTAGGCGATCGCACCGGCAATCGCCAGAATGAGCTGCACGTTATCGAGTATCCAATCCATAGGTCCGTTACGGGTTAAGGGTGGGGTTTTAGCCGTGCAGGATTTTCAGGCTAACGCTCAGGATTTCTGGCCTTCGCCGGGCTGCGCGATCGATTTCCGCATGGCGGTGTCGGCCTGCACGTTTTCCATTTTGTAGTAGTCCATCACGCCCAGACGACCGGAGCGGAACGCCTCGGCGAGAGCGCGCGGCACTTCAGCCTGCGCGCGGACCACCTCGGCCTGCATCTCCTGCACGCGGGCCTTCATCTCCTGCTCGACGGCCACGGCGGCTGCACGGCGGATTTCCGCCTCGGCCTGAGCGATGCTCTTGTTGGCCTCGGCCTGGGCTTGCTGCAGTTTGGCGCCTACGTTCTCGCCCACGTCGACGTCGGCGATGTCGATAGAGAGGATCTCGAATGCGGAGCCCACATCGAGGCCGCGCGCCAAAACCGTCTTGGAAATGCTATCGGGAGACTCCAGCACGATTTTGTAACTTTCCGACGAGCCGATGGTCGAAACGATACCCTCGCCGACGCGCGCGATGATGGTCTCCTCCTTGGCACCGCCCACGAAACGGTCGAGGTGGGTGCGCACCGTCACGCGGGCCTTCACCTTCACCTGGATGCCGTCCTTGGCCACGCCGTCGATGGTGGTGCGGCCGGACTCGGGGTTGGGGCAGTCGATCACCTTCGGATCGACCGAGGTGCGCACGGCCTCGACCACGGATTTACCGGAGCCCTTGGTCGCCAAATCGATCGCGCAGGCGCGGTCCCAGTCGAGCACGATGCCGGCCTTTTGCGCGGCAACCAACGCCTGCACCGTCGGCACCACATTGCCGCCGGCCAGGAAGTGCGCGGAGATTTTGTCGGTGGTGACCTCGATGCCGGCTTTCACCGCGGTGATGCGCGCATCGACCACCAGGCTGTAAGGCACGCCACCGAGGCGCATGCCCAGCAAGGTAAGGATGCCGACGGGCGCACCGTTGAGGCGGGCTTTAAGCCAAACGCCGATGAAGGAAATGAAAACGCCAGCCGCAATGAGGATGGCGATGACGAGCGGGATGAGGATGAGTAACGGTAGGTTGTTCATGAGGAAATTGGGTTGGAAACGATAACGATGAGACGAAAATTATCTACGCCGACGACACGTAAGTCGGCACCTTTTGCGGCGTAGCCCGAGCAGCAAAACGCCTCGAACCGCCGCCCCGCCACTTGGACAAATCCGCTGGGCGCCAAAGTGGTCAGCGCCACCGCCGGTTGGTCCACCACGTCTTCGGGTCGAGCGATGGGCGGCTGACTCGTGCCATCCACGCTCGCATCCACCACAAGCGCGCGTCCGAGTTTGGTTTTCGGCAGCAGCACCAGTTCGACGTAAAGCATCAGGCCGAGCAGCCCCAACGCGCCAACACTGGCCCAAACCCCGCCCGCCAGCCCGTACTGGTTAAAAGCCAGTACGCTGCCCACCAGAAGGACCATCGCCCCAGCGGCACCGGCTATGCCTCCCGGCAAAAAAACTTCCGCCGTGAGCAACAGCGTTCCGATCAAAAACAAGAGCACGAGGGTGGTCATACGCCGACCCTTTCTACAAGCAGGGCAAACGCCGTGCGGCCGCGCACAATCACCGGGTCGCCGGCATCCACAGCCCCGACTTCCACGGTCGCCTCGTAGCGTCGACCGGCGATTTCCACCTGCCCACTCGGCCGCAGCACGGTCACCGCCACTCCGCGCTGGCCGATCAGCGAATCGACATGCGCGGCGCCCCCGGGACCGACGCCCGCCACCTGGGCCACTCCGCCGATGGACTCCTGCACCACCATTTTATCCCAAACCCAGCCCTTAGGCAGAAACCGCGCCAGCGCGGCGCCGAACGCCACCGCCAGCACCAGGCCTAGGCCCAGGGTTTGCAGCGGCTGAACAAAGGCATCGGCGGACCACGCAACCGTGATCGGCTCATTGGGCCACAAGTCGGCCATCGACCAGACCAGTGCGCCCAGCATCAGCAAAACGCCGAGGAGCGCCGTCACAATCAGCCCAGGGAAAAACAGGATTTCAGCAGCCAGCAGGCCGGCGCCGAGGGCAAACACCAACGCTGGCTCGTGGCCGGAAAGTCCCGCCACAAAGTGCCCGAAAAAAACCACGCCCAACAGCACCCCACCGGTGATTCCAAAGAGCCCAAATCCGGGCGTTTTAAACTCGATGAACACCGCAAGCAGCCCCAGCCCGAGCAGGATCGGCGACAAGGCGTTGAGGTACTGCGCCAACTCCTCCGACCAGGTGACTTCCAAGCGCTGAACGGAAAAGTTACCCGCCCCGAATTTTTGCGTGAGCAGGTCGTCGACGGTTTTGGCGATGCCCGCCGCCAGCAGCGGCTGCGGGGGCTGGCCGTAGAGCTTGCTCGCCTCACTGGCGGTCAGTGACAACAGCTCGCCTTTTTCCTTCAACACCTGCCCGTCGATCTTCAGCTCGGTGTCGGCGTCGATCATCGCCGAGATCACGACGCCCCGGTGGCCCTTCCCCTCAGAAAGAGCACGCACCCGAGCCTTCAGGTAGCTGACGATTTTCTGTTTCATGGTCACGTCGACGTCCTTGCCGCCCGAGCTCACGGGAGCGGCGGCACCGATCACGGCTTCGGGGGCAAACCAGATTTCGCTGGTGGTCGCGGAGATGAACGCGCCGGCCGAAATGGCCTCTTTATTGACGAAGGTCACGGTCGTGCCGGGGAATTTACCCAACGCTTCCATGATCTCGAAGGTCACGTCCAGGCGGCCGCCGGGCGTCTCCATGTCGAGCACGACCACATCGGCTTTTTGCTCGATGGCCTCCTTCAATCCCCGGCGCAGCACATAGAGAATGGGCTTATCGATACCATCCCGAACGGGGATAACCCACACGCTCTTCACGCCCGAGCGCACCGCCGCAACCTCAGGGACAGCCACCACTGGGTCCTCCGCCAGCGCCACCGCCGGAGCCGCCACCACCGGAGCCTCGGCTTGCGCCCGCAGACAGAGCGGGAGCACCAGGGAAACGAGGAGGCAGTAGAGGGCGCGCGTCATAAAAGCGGGGAATAAAGCGCGCCCCTTTCACTTGCGCAAGCGCTGCGAGTTATCAGCAAGTTACAAACTGGCGCGTTTGTTTCCACGGAATCCTTTTGCCTAGCCGCGGGTTGCGCGCAAAAACAGCCGCCTCATGGAAAAGGTGTCTTATCACGGAAAAACTCTCACCCGCTGGCAGGTCGGCAATTCGACGTTCCTGGCCCTGCCCGAACACGGCGCGCGCCTGATGAACTGGCACCTCTCGCTCGGGGACAGCTCGGTGCGCGACATCCTTTACTGGCCTGAGGACGCCAATTTCAACGACTTCCCCAAGGTGCGCGGCGGCAACCCGATCCTGTTTCCCTTCAACGCGCGCAGCTTCGACGCCGGTGAAATCCACTTCTGGCGCGACCCCACCGGCCTGCGCCGCCCGATGCCCATGCACGGCTTCGCCCGCACCGGTGAGTTCAAAGTCACGCGCATGGACGCCCGCGGTTTCACCGCCGTTCTCGTGCCCGATGATGCCGCCCGCCAGGCGTACCCGTTCAACTACG harbors:
- a CDS encoding serine protease; this encodes MTTLVLLFLIGTLLLTAEVFLPGGIAGAAGAMVLLVGSVLAFNQYGLAGGVWASVGALGLLGLMLYVELVLLPKTKLGRALVVDASVDGTSQPPIARPEDVVDQPAVALTTLAPSGFVQVAGRRFEAFCCSGYAAKGADLRVVGVDNFRLIVIVSNPISS
- the floA gene encoding flotillin-like protein FloA (flotillin-like protein involved in membrane lipid rafts) translates to MNNLPLLILIPLVIAILIAAGVFISFIGVWLKARLNGAPVGILTLLGMRLGGVPYSLVVDARITAVKAGIEVTTDKISAHFLAGGNVVPTVQALVAAQKAGIVLDWDRACAIDLATKGSGKSVVEAVRTSVDPKVIDCPNPESGRTTIDGVAKDGIQVKVKARVTVRTHLDRFVGGAKEETIIARVGEGIVSTIGSSESYKIVLESPDSISKTVLARGLDVGSAFEILSIDIADVDVGENVGAKLQQAQAEANKSIAQAEAEIRRAAAVAVEQEMKARVQEMQAEVVRAQAEVPRALAEAFRSGRLGVMDYYKMENVQADTAMRKSIAQPGEGQKS